The following are encoded in a window of Candidatus Binataceae bacterium genomic DNA:
- a CDS encoding cupin domain-containing protein gives MAVVNNASLQEFNLPGLNHRTLAGPEHGMKGLEVWGQTIEAGAATPVHRHACEEAIVILEGSGTLTIEGQDTAFGPNSTLIIPADVIHQIINTGNTNMVLIAALSTAPVQVRHADNAAMPLPWQARR, from the coding sequence ATGGCTGTCGTAAACAACGCTTCGCTGCAAGAATTCAACCTGCCGGGCCTGAACCATCGCACGCTCGCCGGCCCGGAGCACGGGATGAAAGGTCTCGAGGTTTGGGGACAGACCATCGAGGCGGGCGCGGCCACGCCGGTCCATCGTCATGCCTGCGAAGAAGCAATCGTAATTCTTGAGGGATCCGGAACCCTTACCATCGAAGGTCAGGACACGGCCTTTGGTCCGAACTCAACGCTGATAATCCCGGCCGACGTCATTCATCAGATTATCAATACCGGGAACACCAACATGGTCCTGATTGCCGCGCTGAGCACTGCGCCGGTGCAGGTCCGCCACGCCGACAACGCGGCGATGCCGCTGCCGTGGCAAGCGCGGCGGTAA
- the mepA gene encoding penicillin-insensitive murein endopeptidase, translating to MAKLPPDAAKGLFGLESTPAAGLPQAIGSYDRGCLSGAIALPADGPNWQVMRPSRNRAWGHPVLIGFLERLAQKLPGEAGWPGLLVGDIAQPRGGPMLTGHGSHQIGLDVDIWLTPMPNRRLSPAERDRISAKDVVAGNGRDVDPTAWTPQHRRLLESVAREPLVERIFVNPAIKRALCREGGPERAWMTKIRPWWGHNYHFHVRLSCPSGNPQCHKQAPPPPGDGCGKELDWWFTEGALHPPPSLPGKPLRLGNLPPACAAVVAAPAGQAY from the coding sequence ATGGCGAAGTTGCCGCCGGATGCGGCAAAAGGTTTGTTCGGACTCGAGAGCACGCCGGCGGCGGGGCTGCCGCAGGCGATCGGGTCCTATGACCGCGGCTGTCTAAGCGGCGCTATCGCACTGCCGGCCGACGGGCCGAACTGGCAGGTAATGCGCCCGTCGCGGAACCGGGCTTGGGGCCACCCTGTGCTGATCGGTTTTCTCGAGCGGTTGGCGCAGAAACTGCCGGGCGAGGCCGGTTGGCCCGGGCTTCTCGTCGGTGACATCGCGCAGCCGCGCGGCGGACCGATGCTGACGGGCCACGGATCGCATCAGATCGGGCTCGATGTCGATATTTGGCTGACGCCAATGCCCAATCGGCGGCTCAGTCCGGCCGAGCGGGACCGTATCTCGGCAAAAGACGTTGTCGCGGGGAATGGGAGGGATGTGGACCCGACCGCCTGGACACCGCAGCATCGTCGTCTGCTGGAGTCGGTCGCCCGAGAACCCTTGGTGGAGCGCATTTTTGTCAACCCTGCGATCAAGCGGGCGCTGTGCCGCGAGGGCGGGCCGGAGCGGGCCTGGATGACAAAGATTCGGCCGTGGTGGGGGCACAATTACCATTTCCATGTCAGGCTTTCTTGCCCGAGCGGCAACCCTCAATGTCATAAGCAAGCACCACCGCCGCCAGGCGACGGCTGCGGCAAGGAGCTCGATTGGTGGTTCACGGAAGGGGCGCTGCACCCGCCTCCGTCACTACCAGGCAAACCGCTGCGGCTTGGCAACCTGCCGCCCGCCTGTGCCGCGGTCGTCGCCGCGCCGGCAGGACAAGCGTATTAA
- a CDS encoding CusA/CzcA family heavy metal efflux RND transporter — MIERTIDWCNENRFLVFIAVAALVFGGIWSLNQIPLDALPDISDVQVIIHTEWMGQPPNIIEDQVTYPIVTAMLAAPHVKAVRAQTMFNDSYVFVVFEDGTDIYWARSRVLEYMQQLEGSLPSGVHPVIGPDATGAGWVYEYLLIDRRHNLNLADLRSLQDWQVRYALETVPGVAEVATIGGFVRQYQVKLDPNRLLALHVPLQMVIDKIRASNNEVGGRVLEMTGADYLVRGLGYIKSLDDIENISVATNNSTPVLIRDLGVVSYGPDLREGVSEWNGEGEAVGGIVVMRYGQNALNVINGIKAKIAEVKRSLPPGVEIVSGYDRAGLIQASIDTLKRDLIEEAIIVSLVIIVFLFHIRSALIPILTLPLAVLATFIPMYYFQVSSNIMSLGGLALAIGVLVDASIVMVENGYRHLSERQHEAHMTGEKVDEPERQRLLLRAAKQVGRPLFYSLLIIVVSFLPVFLLESQEGRMFRPLADTKTLAITFSSILAITVVPVLMVLLIRGRRLRPEEDNPVSGFFQALYLPVIRWCLRHRWATIAGNMVFLVVTLPLAFKIGSQFMPPLYEGSALFMPTALPGISITSASDLLQKQDRIIRKFPEVESVFGTIGRSNSATDNAPLDMYDTTIMLKPREQWRKGMSYENLIAEMDSQLRFPGLSNSWTMPVENRLDMELTGIKTPVGLKVQGPDIGEIQRIGSTIEEILTPVEGTRAVFAERVSQGFYINITVDRQSAARYGLTVDDVQMAISSGIGGDNIASTVQGRERYPINVRYLQDYRNDLDALRAVLIMTPTGAQIPLGEVAKVELSPGPSMIRDEDGRLTGYVYIDLATSDYGGYVARAQRVLDKKLQLPSGYALKWSGEYEFQLRARRRLSYIMPIVFGVIFVLLYMLFHSATEAAVLIFPCLYAMTGGLLLQYLMGFNFSVAVWVGYIALFGIAVETGVVMVIYLHEALDKKISAGVVTDADIEAATIEGAVQRLRPKLMTVAVVMLSLAPILWESGIGSDVMKPIAAPIVGGMITSTIHVLILVPVFFAMMKERALRVGASERGALI, encoded by the coding sequence ATGATCGAAAGAACCATCGATTGGTGCAACGAAAATCGCTTTCTGGTCTTTATCGCGGTTGCAGCGCTGGTGTTCGGTGGAATCTGGTCCCTGAACCAGATTCCGCTCGATGCGCTCCCAGATATCTCAGACGTTCAAGTTATCATCCACACCGAGTGGATGGGGCAGCCGCCGAACATTATCGAGGATCAGGTCACTTATCCGATCGTAACAGCGATGCTAGCCGCGCCCCATGTGAAAGCGGTTCGCGCGCAGACCATGTTCAACGATTCGTACGTCTTCGTGGTGTTCGAGGATGGTACCGACATCTACTGGGCGCGAAGCCGGGTGCTCGAGTACATGCAGCAACTGGAAGGCAGCCTTCCAAGCGGCGTGCATCCAGTCATTGGGCCGGACGCAACTGGAGCCGGATGGGTTTACGAATATTTGCTGATTGATCGACGCCACAACCTCAATCTTGCGGACCTGAGAAGTCTGCAGGATTGGCAGGTCCGCTATGCGCTCGAAACCGTACCGGGTGTTGCCGAAGTGGCGACCATCGGCGGATTTGTCCGGCAATATCAAGTCAAGCTGGATCCCAACCGCCTGCTTGCGTTGCATGTCCCCCTACAAATGGTGATCGACAAGATTCGGGCGAGCAACAACGAGGTTGGAGGGCGAGTGCTTGAAATGACGGGCGCCGACTATCTGGTGCGCGGCCTTGGTTACATCAAGTCGCTGGATGACATCGAGAACATCTCGGTCGCGACTAACAATAGCACGCCCGTACTCATCCGCGACCTTGGGGTCGTTTCCTATGGGCCCGATCTTCGCGAGGGCGTCTCGGAATGGAATGGAGAAGGCGAGGCGGTCGGCGGCATTGTCGTGATGCGCTACGGTCAGAACGCGCTCAACGTGATCAATGGCATCAAGGCAAAAATCGCCGAAGTCAAAAGAAGCCTTCCGCCAGGCGTTGAAATCGTTTCCGGATACGATCGGGCGGGATTGATCCAGGCTTCAATCGACACCTTGAAGCGGGATCTGATTGAGGAAGCGATCATCGTGAGTCTCGTGATCATCGTCTTCCTGTTCCACATCCGTTCGGCGCTGATTCCGATTTTGACGCTCCCGCTGGCGGTGCTCGCGACCTTCATCCCGATGTACTACTTCCAGGTCAGCTCCAACATCATGTCGCTCGGCGGTTTGGCGCTTGCGATAGGTGTGCTGGTCGACGCCTCGATCGTGATGGTCGAGAACGGCTACCGGCACCTCTCCGAACGGCAGCACGAAGCGCACATGACTGGCGAAAAGGTAGACGAGCCCGAACGGCAGCGTTTGCTGCTGAGAGCAGCCAAGCAGGTCGGACGCCCGCTTTTCTATTCGCTGCTGATCATCGTGGTGTCGTTTCTGCCGGTTTTCCTCCTGGAATCGCAGGAAGGGCGAATGTTTCGCCCCCTGGCAGACACCAAGACGCTGGCCATAACGTTTTCCTCGATTCTGGCGATTACTGTCGTGCCGGTACTGATGGTGCTGCTGATCCGCGGTCGACGCCTGAGACCCGAAGAAGACAATCCGGTTTCGGGGTTCTTTCAGGCGCTCTATCTGCCAGTAATCAGGTGGTGCCTGCGGCACCGATGGGCGACGATCGCGGGCAACATGGTTTTTCTCGTGGTGACGCTACCCTTGGCCTTCAAGATCGGCAGCCAGTTCATGCCCCCGCTCTATGAAGGGTCCGCTCTGTTTATGCCCACGGCGCTCCCCGGAATTTCGATAACGTCAGCCAGCGATCTCCTGCAGAAACAAGACCGAATCATCCGCAAGTTCCCGGAGGTCGAGAGTGTGTTCGGCACGATAGGGCGCTCCAACAGCGCAACGGACAACGCACCGCTCGACATGTATGACACCACCATCATGCTCAAGCCGCGCGAGCAGTGGCGCAAGGGTATGTCGTACGAAAATCTGATCGCTGAAATGGACAGCCAACTCAGGTTTCCGGGCCTGTCGAACAGCTGGACGATGCCGGTTGAGAACCGGCTCGACATGGAACTCACCGGCATCAAGACTCCGGTCGGCCTCAAGGTGCAGGGCCCCGACATCGGAGAGATCCAGCGGATCGGCTCAACGATCGAGGAAATTCTCACTCCGGTCGAGGGCACCCGCGCGGTTTTCGCCGAGCGTGTATCGCAGGGCTTCTACATCAACATCACCGTGGATCGTCAGTCGGCGGCACGCTACGGACTCACCGTGGATGACGTCCAGATGGCGATCAGCTCCGGTATAGGCGGCGACAATATCGCTTCCACGGTGCAGGGACGTGAGCGATATCCGATCAACGTCCGCTACCTGCAGGACTACCGCAACGACCTGGACGCACTCAGGGCCGTGCTGATCATGACACCAACCGGAGCACAAATACCTCTGGGTGAGGTCGCGAAAGTCGAACTCAGCCCCGGCCCCTCCATGATCCGCGACGAAGATGGCCGCTTGACTGGGTATGTGTATATCGATTTGGCCACCAGCGACTATGGTGGTTACGTAGCGCGGGCGCAGCGGGTGCTCGACAAAAAACTACAATTACCCTCGGGGTACGCTCTGAAGTGGTCGGGCGAGTATGAGTTCCAGCTGCGCGCACGCAGGCGCCTTTCCTACATCATGCCCATCGTGTTCGGCGTGATCTTCGTTCTCCTATATATGCTGTTTCATTCGGCAACCGAAGCCGCGGTATTGATTTTCCCGTGCCTGTACGCGATGACCGGCGGCCTGCTCCTGCAATACCTGATGGGTTTCAACTTCAGCGTGGCGGTGTGGGTCGGATACATTGCGCTGTTCGGAATCGCGGTCGAGACCGGAGTGGTGATGGTGATTTATTTGCACGAGGCGCTGGACAAGAAGATCTCGGCGGGAGTGGTGACCGATGCGGACATCGAAGCGGCGACCATCGAGGGCGCCGTGCAGCGTCTACGGCCGAAACTGATGACAGTGGCGGTGGTGATGCTGAGCTTAGCGCCCATTCTGTGGGAGAGCGGCATCGGCTCCGACGTGATGAAGCCCATTGCGGCCCCGATCGTGGGTGGCATGATTACATCGACCATTCATGTGCTGATTCTGGTCCCGGTGTTCTTCGCCATGATGAAAGAGCGCGCGCTGCGTGTTGGAGCATCTGAACGAGGAGCTCTGATTTGA
- a CDS encoding alpha/beta fold hydrolase, with protein sequence MTGPERVMVPGAPRIAVERIGAGPPAIFLHGIGGNRTNWRDQLPAFSRDFHAVAWDARGYGDSDDYEGPLDFSDFAADLRRVLDHFSAQRAHLIGLSMGGVIALDFVSRYQDRVATLTLCDSSPGFGYLPEARRAEFIRLRQEPLLAGKEPRDIARAVAQSLLGKNPRAGVYEQLVASMSALHKQSYLKTIAGTVNYSGKFDLEKIGAPTHVVVGEKDALTPPALSREMARRIPSSRLTIIEGAGHLSNIEQPEAFNRAVLDFLIEHRK encoded by the coding sequence ATGACAGGGCCCGAGAGAGTGATGGTGCCGGGGGCGCCGCGGATCGCCGTGGAACGTATCGGCGCGGGGCCGCCGGCGATTTTCCTGCACGGAATCGGGGGGAACCGCACAAACTGGCGCGATCAGCTTCCCGCATTTAGCCGGGACTTTCACGCAGTCGCGTGGGATGCGCGAGGATATGGCGACAGCGACGACTATGAAGGCCCGCTCGACTTCAGCGATTTCGCCGCCGACCTGCGGCGCGTCCTCGATCACTTCAGTGCGCAACGCGCGCATCTAATTGGGCTCTCGATGGGTGGTGTGATCGCTCTGGACTTTGTCTCACGCTACCAGGATCGCGTCGCGACACTGACCCTGTGCGACTCGTCTCCGGGTTTCGGGTATCTGCCAGAAGCGCGGCGCGCCGAGTTTATCCGGCTGCGGCAGGAACCTCTCCTGGCAGGCAAGGAACCTCGTGACATCGCGCGCGCAGTCGCGCAGTCTCTGCTGGGCAAGAATCCCCGGGCGGGCGTATATGAGCAGTTGGTTGCCAGCATGTCGGCGCTGCACAAGCAGTCTTATCTGAAAACGATCGCGGGGACGGTGAACTATTCGGGAAAATTCGACCTCGAAAAGATTGGCGCGCCAACCCACGTCGTGGTGGGAGAAAAGGACGCGCTCACCCCACCCGCCCTGTCGCGTGAGATGGCGCGGCGCATCCCGAGTTCTCGTCTCACGATCATTGAAGGTGCGGGGCACCTGAGTAATATTGAGCAGCCCGAAGCATTCAACCGCGCCGTGCTCGATTTTCTCATCGAGCATCGGAAGTGA